A section of the Agrobacterium tumefaciens genome encodes:
- a CDS encoding MarR family winged helix-turn-helix transcriptional regulator has product MALRLAHSNGPQMEKAERGSSGDAAMTGIDYGLLTTAISYHLRHSQLAVANDFAEVLAGHGLRPADFSVLVIVGGNPGLKQSDVAEALGIQRANFVAIVDSMEEKGLLVRRKSEEDRRVHFLDMTEEGSDLLDRLSDSWRDREEKLIDRIGGKKARDQLLSLLGRLRD; this is encoded by the coding sequence ATGGCTTTGCGACTGGCACATAGCAACGGGCCGCAGATGGAAAAGGCCGAGCGCGGCAGCTCCGGCGACGCGGCGATGACGGGAATTGACTACGGCTTGCTGACGACGGCGATCAGTTATCACTTGAGACACTCTCAACTTGCCGTGGCAAATGATTTTGCCGAAGTGCTGGCCGGGCACGGTTTGCGACCCGCCGATTTTTCCGTTCTGGTCATTGTCGGCGGTAATCCGGGCCTCAAGCAGAGCGATGTTGCTGAAGCCCTTGGCATCCAGCGAGCAAATTTCGTCGCGATCGTCGACAGCATGGAAGAGAAGGGCCTGCTTGTCCGCCGCAAGTCGGAAGAGGACAGGCGCGTTCATTTCCTCGACATGACCGAGGAAGGCAGCGACTTGCTCGACCGCCTTTCCGACAGCTGGCGCGACCGCGAAGAAAAGCTGATCGACCGGATCGGCGGCAAAAAAGCACGCGATCAACTCCTGTCCCTGCTGGGGCGTCTGCGCGACTGA
- the gguB gene encoding sugar ABC transporter permease GguB gives MSSANTTNEESNVISVGSYIRSNIREYGMLIALVAIMVFFQFYTGGILFRPVNLTNLILQNSFIVIMALGMLLVIVAGHIDLSVGSIVAFVGAIAAILTVQWGMNPFLAALICLVIGGIIGAAQGYWIAYHRIPSFIVTLAGMLVFRGLTLFVLGGKNIGPFPTDFQIISTGFLPDIGGIEGLNTTSMILTVLIPVVLFYLAWRRRVVNVKHGIDVEPFGFFVVQHLVIAAAILFLGYQLSTYRGLPNVLIVMLVLIALYSFVTRRTTIGRRVYAMGGNEKATKLSGINTERLSFLTFVNMGVLAGLAGMIIATRLNSATPKAGVGFELDVIAACFIGGASASGGVGKITGAVIGAFIMGVMNNGMSIVGLGIDFQQMVKGLVLLAAVFFDVYNKNKG, from the coding sequence ATGAGTTCGGCAAACACCACAAACGAAGAAAGTAACGTCATCTCGGTCGGGTCGTATATTCGCTCCAACATCCGCGAATACGGCATGCTGATCGCGCTCGTCGCCATCATGGTTTTCTTCCAGTTCTACACCGGCGGTATCCTGTTCCGCCCTGTGAACCTGACCAACCTCATCCTGCAGAACTCCTTCATCGTCATCATGGCGCTGGGCATGCTGCTGGTCATCGTGGCGGGGCATATCGACCTTTCGGTCGGCTCCATCGTTGCCTTCGTCGGCGCGATCGCGGCCATATTGACAGTGCAATGGGGCATGAACCCATTTCTGGCGGCGCTGATTTGCCTCGTCATCGGCGGTATCATCGGTGCTGCCCAGGGTTACTGGATCGCCTATCACCGCATTCCGTCCTTCATCGTGACGCTGGCGGGCATGCTGGTGTTCCGCGGCCTCACGCTCTTCGTGCTCGGCGGCAAGAATATCGGCCCGTTCCCGACCGATTTCCAGATCATCAGCACCGGGTTCCTGCCCGATATCGGCGGCATCGAAGGTTTGAACACGACCTCGATGATCCTGACCGTGCTTATCCCCGTCGTGCTCTTCTATCTCGCTTGGCGCCGCCGCGTCGTGAATGTGAAGCACGGCATCGATGTCGAACCTTTTGGCTTCTTCGTCGTCCAGCATCTGGTCATCGCTGCTGCCATCCTCTTCCTCGGCTATCAGCTTTCCACCTATCGCGGTCTGCCCAACGTGCTGATCGTGATGCTGGTGCTGATCGCGCTCTACAGCTTCGTGACGCGCCGCACGACCATCGGCCGCCGCGTCTACGCCATGGGCGGCAACGAGAAGGCGACCAAGCTTTCCGGTATCAATACCGAACGCCTGAGCTTCCTGACTTTCGTCAACATGGGCGTGCTTGCAGGTCTCGCCGGCATGATCATCGCGACCCGCCTCAACTCGGCAACGCCGAAGGCCGGCGTGGGCTTCGAGCTTGACGTGATCGCGGCCTGCTTCATCGGCGGCGCTTCGGCATCCGGCGGCGTTGGCAAGATCACCGGTGCGGTCATCGGCGCCTTCATCATGGGCGTGATGAATAACGGCATGTCGATCGTCGGCCTCGGCATCGACTTCCAGCAGATGGTCAAGGGCCTCGTGCTGCTCGCCGCCGTGTTCTTCGACGTCTACAACAAAAACAAGGGCTGA
- the araD1 gene encoding 2-keto-3-deoxy-L-arabinonate dehydratase AraD1 gives MLISQIKDASGNIIVAVREEGGEARAVKGAASVYALAMEAANGGKNLADVISAHGLGDAVDLEKAYAEGRFLPPITHPDPAHLHLTGTGLTHLGSAATRDSMHKKTTEAAEESLTDSMKMFRMGLENGKPKAGEKGVQPEWFYKGNGHVAAAPGAALTSPSFALDGGEEPEMAGIYVISDKGEAVRIGFAVSNEFSDHVTERINYLYLAHSKLRPASFGPEIRVGAPPSDIRGTSRIRRGDKVIFEKPFVSGEDNMSHTFANLEYHHFKYGLFRAPGDVHVHMFGTATLSFAEGIKPEEGDVFEIEAAGFGLPLKNPLAVDAEEEIVVRQI, from the coding sequence GTGCTCATTTCACAGATCAAAGATGCCAGTGGCAACATCATCGTAGCGGTTCGCGAAGAAGGCGGAGAGGCACGCGCAGTCAAGGGCGCAGCGTCCGTTTATGCGCTTGCCATGGAAGCGGCCAATGGTGGCAAGAACCTCGCCGACGTCATTTCGGCGCACGGCCTGGGCGATGCCGTCGATCTTGAAAAGGCGTATGCCGAAGGTCGCTTCCTGCCGCCGATCACCCACCCCGATCCGGCGCATCTCCATCTGACCGGTACCGGCCTTACCCATCTCGGTTCGGCCGCCACCCGCGACAGCATGCACAAGAAAACGACGGAAGCCGCCGAGGAAAGCCTGACGGACTCCATGAAGATGTTCCGCATGGGTCTGGAAAACGGCAAGCCGAAGGCCGGTGAAAAGGGCGTGCAGCCTGAGTGGTTCTACAAGGGCAACGGCCATGTGGCGGCAGCACCGGGTGCGGCGCTTACCTCGCCATCCTTCGCGCTTGATGGCGGCGAAGAACCTGAGATGGCGGGTATCTACGTCATTTCCGACAAGGGTGAAGCGGTGCGTATCGGTTTTGCCGTGTCGAACGAGTTTTCCGATCACGTCACCGAGCGGATCAACTATCTTTACCTTGCCCATTCCAAGCTGCGTCCGGCGAGTTTCGGCCCCGAAATCCGCGTCGGCGCACCGCCGTCCGATATTCGTGGTACCTCGCGCATTCGTCGCGGCGACAAGGTCATCTTCGAAAAGCCGTTCGTTTCGGGTGAGGACAACATGTCCCACACCTTCGCGAACCTCGAATATCACCACTTCAAATACGGCCTGTTCCGTGCGCCTGGCGATGTGCATGTGCACATGTTCGGCACGGCAACGCTTTCCTTCGCCGAAGGTATCAAACCGGAAGAAGGCGACGTGTTTGAGATCGAGGCCGCCGGTTTCGGCCTGCCGCTGAAGAACCCGCTGGCGGTCGATGCGGAAGAAGAGATCGTGGTTCGCCAGATCTGA
- a CDS encoding LysR family transcriptional regulator — protein MSNQRVYEQAQTTDALFVFEDNPLLRAGLKMSHLRMLVMIEEHGQVSAAAAAMNMTQPAASRMLAEMEAIVKSPLCQRASRGVVLTKFGEALARRARTILLELREASRELNQMKSGSGGSVFIGAVTAPAISLVVPAIRRAMDTYPGIEINVQVESSNVLARELLAARHDFIIGRIPDDFDPSLFSIHEIGIERACLVVRQDHPLLLRGEPVTLQDLSAYDWVFQPPGALLRRTMEDVFLTHGVAMPRNVINTPSVVLTLALVCNTDAIAPIAQDMAEFVAGQQADIGRTRILPTDFELVVKPYSIITTKGRVLPPSARLLYDLVLDESRKLTGL, from the coding sequence ATGAGCAACCAAAGAGTGTATGAGCAGGCGCAAACGACGGACGCCCTTTTTGTCTTCGAAGACAACCCTCTTCTGCGGGCTGGATTGAAGATGAGCCACCTGCGCATGCTGGTCATGATAGAGGAGCACGGCCAGGTCAGCGCGGCTGCCGCCGCCATGAACATGACCCAGCCCGCCGCCTCGCGCATGCTCGCGGAAATGGAAGCGATCGTCAAATCACCCCTTTGTCAGAGAGCCTCGCGCGGCGTGGTGCTGACGAAATTCGGCGAGGCTCTGGCGCGTCGGGCCCGCACCATCCTTCTGGAACTGCGCGAAGCGAGCCGCGAACTCAACCAGATGAAATCGGGAAGCGGCGGCTCGGTCTTCATCGGCGCTGTCACCGCACCGGCGATCAGCCTTGTGGTTCCCGCCATAAGGCGCGCCATGGATACCTATCCCGGCATTGAAATCAACGTTCAGGTGGAAAGCAGCAACGTGCTGGCTCGCGAATTACTGGCGGCCCGGCACGATTTTATCATCGGCCGTATCCCTGATGATTTCGATCCGAGCCTTTTCTCCATCCACGAAATCGGCATCGAGCGGGCCTGTCTGGTGGTGCGCCAGGACCATCCACTGCTGTTGCGCGGCGAGCCCGTGACCCTGCAGGACCTCTCCGCCTATGACTGGGTGTTCCAACCGCCGGGCGCGCTGTTGCGCAGAACCATGGAGGATGTGTTCCTGACCCATGGCGTCGCCATGCCGCGTAACGTCATCAACACACCCTCCGTCGTGCTGACGCTCGCTTTGGTCTGCAACACGGATGCCATCGCGCCCATTGCGCAGGACATGGCGGAGTTCGTGGCCGGCCAGCAGGCCGATATCGGCCGAACCCGCATCCTGCCGACGGATTTCGAACTCGTCGTGAAGCCCTATAGCATCATCACCACCAAAGGCAGGGTCCTGCCGCCCAGCGCCCGCCTGCTTTACGATCTGGTGCTGGATGAAAGCCGGAAGCTGACGGGCCTTTGA
- the chvE gene encoding sugar ABC transporter substrate-binding protein ChvE, which translates to MKSIISLMAACAIGAASFAAPVFAQDKGSVGIAMPTKSSARWIDDGNNIVKQLQEAGYTTDLQYADDDIPNQLSQIENMVTKGVKVLVIASIDGTTLSDVLKQAGQQGIKVIAYDRLIRNSGDVSYYATFDNFQVGVLQATSIVDKLGLKDGKGPFNIELFGGSPDDNNAFFFYDGAMSVLQPYIDSGKLVVKSGQTGMDKVGTLRWDPATAQARMDNLLSAYYTDAKVDAVLSPYDGLSIGIISSLKGVGYGTKEQPLPVVSGQDAEVPSVKSIIAGEQYSTIFKDTRELAKVTVNMVNAVMEGKEPEVNDTKTYENGVKVVPSYLLKPVAVTKENYKQVLVDGGYYKEDQLK; encoded by the coding sequence ATGAAGTCCATTATTTCGCTGATGGCAGCTTGTGCCATCGGTGCTGCTTCTTTCGCAGCGCCGGTTTTCGCACAGGACAAGGGTTCCGTCGGTATCGCAATGCCGACCAAATCGTCCGCACGCTGGATCGACGACGGCAACAACATCGTGAAGCAGCTTCAGGAAGCCGGTTACACCACCGACCTGCAGTATGCTGACGACGATATTCCGAACCAGCTTTCCCAGATCGAAAACATGGTTACCAAGGGCGTCAAGGTCCTCGTGATCGCATCGATCGATGGCACCACGCTGTCGGACGTTCTGAAGCAGGCTGGACAGCAGGGCATCAAGGTCATCGCTTATGACCGCCTGATCCGCAACAGCGGCGACGTCAGCTACTACGCCACCTTCGACAACTTCCAGGTTGGCGTTCTGCAGGCGACTTCGATCGTTGACAAGCTTGGTCTGAAGGACGGCAAGGGTCCGTTCAACATCGAACTGTTCGGCGGCTCCCCGGACGACAACAACGCCTTCTTCTTCTATGATGGCGCAATGTCGGTTCTCCAGCCTTACATCGACAGCGGCAAGCTGGTCGTGAAGTCCGGCCAGACCGGCATGGACAAGGTCGGCACGCTGCGTTGGGATCCGGCAACGGCCCAGGCCCGCATGGATAACCTTCTCTCGGCCTATTACACCGATGCCAAGGTTGACGCTGTTCTGTCGCCTTACGACGGTCTGTCCATCGGCATCATCTCCTCGCTCAAGGGCGTAGGCTATGGCACGAAGGAGCAGCCGCTGCCGGTCGTTTCCGGTCAGGACGCTGAGGTTCCTTCCGTGAAGTCGATCATTGCCGGCGAGCAGTACTCCACCATCTTCAAGGACACCCGCGAACTCGCCAAGGTGACCGTGAACATGGTCAACGCTGTCATGGAAGGCAAGGAACCGGAAGTGAACGACACCAAGACCTATGAAAATGGCGTCAAGGTCGTTCCGTCCTACCTCCTGAAGCCTGTTGCCGTGACCAAGGAGAACTACAAGCAGGTTCTCGTCGATGGCGGTTACTACAAGGAAGACCAGCTGAAATAA
- a CDS encoding methyl-accepting chemotaxis protein: protein MSFFKNASIRTKILSLILPLCLVGLGAVAFMASRYKEADTLNSKFITSDNAALIKLAQANRNLIALGYSAYQVMAYDAKGAEIKVSKDAYEHAKGRLFERLNIVKSIFPEEAAEMDSFLSQSKAIVAMTDKAVELGLSDRNQEAAAQLLTADAAIKATSAAFTAQVERLEKGIAAEAEQMSVDANSTIVTSLGAVGIAFIAGIILALFVASRGITMPIARLRERMASLAAGDTAAEIDGMDRKDEVGQMAMAVQVFRENAIERIRLEQETEANRSMSEKDRIAREQQKAKEAADVKFAVDNLAAGLSKLSDGDVSYRIDQPFTETLDGVRNDFNMSAEKLQSALTRVAQNAGGIGAGANEIKSAADDLAKRTEQQAAAVEETAAALEEITTTVRDSTRRAQEAGQIVSRAKAGAEQSGDVVRRAVVAMEQIAKSANEISNIIGVIDEIAFQTNLLALNAGVEAARAGEAGKGFAVVAQEVRELAQRSASAAKEIKALITTSNDQVQQGVQLVGDTGKALATIVSEVQEINRHVVSIVESAQEQSSGLQQINTAVNQMDQDTQKNAAMVEETNAASHSLAKEVASLNQLLSQFRLGDSAYQQQSQPAPVRSAAGSDRSVTSPARALGRKLASAFSGNAAIDTKGDWQEF from the coding sequence GTGTCATTTTTTAAGAACGCCAGTATCCGCACCAAAATCCTGTCGCTGATCTTGCCACTTTGCCTTGTGGGCCTGGGAGCGGTTGCCTTCATGGCCAGCCGTTACAAGGAAGCGGACACGCTCAATTCGAAATTCATCACCAGCGATAATGCCGCTCTCATCAAACTGGCGCAGGCAAACCGCAATCTCATCGCGCTGGGCTACAGCGCCTATCAGGTCATGGCCTATGACGCCAAGGGAGCGGAGATAAAGGTTTCCAAGGACGCCTATGAGCATGCCAAGGGACGACTGTTCGAGCGACTGAACATCGTTAAGTCGATTTTCCCCGAGGAGGCCGCCGAAATGGACTCCTTCCTTTCCCAATCAAAAGCCATCGTGGCGATGACGGACAAGGCTGTCGAGCTGGGACTTTCGGATCGTAACCAGGAGGCCGCCGCGCAACTTTTAACGGCTGACGCCGCCATAAAAGCCACTTCCGCAGCGTTTACGGCGCAGGTGGAAAGGTTGGAAAAGGGCATTGCCGCAGAGGCTGAGCAAATGTCAGTCGATGCCAATTCGACCATTGTCACCTCGCTGGGGGCCGTCGGCATTGCGTTCATTGCAGGCATTATTCTCGCGCTGTTTGTGGCCTCGCGCGGCATCACCATGCCGATTGCCCGCCTGCGGGAGCGTATGGCGTCGCTGGCTGCCGGCGATACGGCGGCCGAGATCGACGGCATGGATCGCAAGGACGAGGTTGGCCAGATGGCGATGGCGGTTCAGGTGTTCCGCGAGAATGCCATCGAGCGCATTCGCCTCGAACAGGAAACCGAAGCCAACCGGTCGATGTCGGAGAAGGACCGCATCGCGCGCGAACAGCAGAAGGCAAAGGAAGCAGCCGACGTCAAATTTGCCGTCGATAATCTGGCCGCCGGCCTTTCGAAGCTTTCGGACGGTGACGTGTCCTATCGCATCGACCAGCCGTTCACCGAGACGCTCGATGGGGTGCGCAACGACTTCAACATGTCGGCCGAAAAGCTGCAATCGGCGCTGACCCGGGTTGCGCAGAATGCCGGTGGCATCGGCGCCGGAGCCAACGAGATCAAGTCGGCTGCCGACGATCTTGCCAAGCGCACCGAACAGCAGGCCGCCGCCGTGGAGGAGACCGCAGCCGCTCTGGAAGAGATCACCACGACGGTGCGCGATTCCACCCGTCGCGCCCAGGAAGCAGGCCAGATCGTCAGCCGTGCGAAAGCGGGTGCGGAGCAATCCGGCGATGTGGTGCGCCGCGCCGTGGTTGCGATGGAGCAGATCGCCAAATCCGCCAATGAGATCTCCAACATCATCGGTGTGATCGACGAGATCGCCTTCCAGACCAATCTTCTAGCGCTGAATGCCGGTGTGGAAGCGGCGCGTGCGGGTGAGGCGGGCAAGGGGTTTGCCGTTGTCGCACAGGAGGTGCGCGAGCTTGCGCAGCGTTCCGCCAGCGCGGCAAAGGAGATCAAGGCGCTGATCACCACCTCGAACGACCAGGTGCAGCAGGGCGTGCAGCTGGTGGGCGACACGGGCAAGGCGCTGGCGACCATCGTTTCGGAAGTGCAGGAGATCAACCGCCACGTCGTCTCCATCGTGGAATCCGCGCAGGAACAGTCGTCCGGCCTGCAGCAGATCAACACGGCCGTCAACCAGATGGACCAGGACACGCAGAAGAATGCGGCAATGGTGGAAGAGACCAATGCCGCCAGCCATAGCCTCGCCAAGGAAGTGGCGTCGCTCAACCAGCTGCTGTCGCAGTTCAGGCTTGGCGATTCCGCTTATCAGCAGCAAAGCCAACCGGCGCCGGTGCGCAGTGCTGCCGGCAGCGACAGATCGGTGACATCTCCGGCCCGCGCCCTTGGCCGCAAGCTTGCCTCGGCATTCTCCGGCAATGCCGCCATCGACACGAAGGGCGACTGGCAGGAGTTTTGA
- a CDS encoding methyl-accepting chemotaxis protein, whose protein sequence is MSFLQNASVRTKILSLILPLCIVGLAATTFMASRYKEADNAYSDFIAKDSAALVELARATRNLQSVAYGAYQIMAYDAAGPEIKVAQQAYNESKALLIQRLNKVKAVFPKEAAAMDAFIAQSKTITDMTDKAVELGMLDKNEESAAQLRKADTSITATAAAISAFVDKLSQGVVEGSDDLTHQTNSTILTSLVVVGAVFLAGIILALFVASRGITTPIARLRERMASLAAGDTAAEIDGMDRKDEVGQMAMAVQVFRENAIERIRLEQETEANRSMSEKDRIAREQQKAKEAADVKFAVDNLAAGLSKLSDGDVSYRIDQPFTETLDGVRNDFNMSAEKLQSALTRVAQNAGGIGAGANEIKSAADDLAKRTEQQAAAVEETAAALEEITTTVRDSTRRAQEAGQIVSRAKAGAEQSGDVVRRAVVAMEQIAKSANEISNIIGVIDEIAFQTNLLALNAGVEAARAGEAGKGFAVVAQEVRELAQRSASAAKEIKALITTSNDQVQQGVQLVGDTGKALATIVSEVQEINRHVVSIVESAQEQSSGLQQINTAVNQMDQDTQKNAAMVEETNAASHSLAKEVASLNDLLAQFKLADGGYQVKSQPAPVRTTGNERSVASPARALGRKLASAFSGNAAIDTKGDWQEF, encoded by the coding sequence GTGTCCTTTCTTCAAAATGCCAGTGTCCGCACTAAAATTCTGTCGCTCATTTTGCCGCTTTGCATTGTTGGCCTGGCCGCCACCACGTTCATGGCCAGCCGTTACAAGGAGGCGGACAACGCCTATTCGGATTTCATCGCCAAAGACAGTGCTGCACTGGTAGAGCTGGCGCGGGCCACACGCAACCTGCAGTCGGTCGCTTACGGTGCCTATCAGATCATGGCATATGATGCGGCTGGGCCCGAAATAAAGGTCGCCCAGCAGGCCTATAATGAGAGCAAAGCTCTCCTCATACAGCGCCTCAACAAGGTAAAGGCCGTTTTTCCGAAAGAGGCCGCCGCGATGGATGCCTTCATCGCGCAGTCAAAGACAATTACAGACATGACCGACAAGGCTGTTGAGCTTGGAATGCTCGACAAGAACGAAGAATCCGCCGCCCAGCTCCGGAAGGCGGATACATCGATCACGGCGACTGCGGCAGCCATCTCGGCGTTCGTTGACAAGCTCTCTCAGGGCGTCGTTGAGGGCAGCGATGACCTGACGCATCAGACCAATTCGACGATCCTGACCTCGCTGGTGGTTGTGGGCGCCGTCTTCCTCGCCGGCATCATTCTCGCGCTATTCGTGGCCTCGCGCGGCATCACCACGCCGATTGCCCGGCTGCGGGAGCGGATGGCGTCGCTGGCTGCCGGTGACACAGCGGCCGAAATCGACGGCATGGATCGCAAGGACGAAGTGGGCCAGATGGCGATGGCGGTTCAGGTGTTCCGCGAGAATGCCATTGAGCGCATTCGCCTCGAACAGGAGACCGAAGCCAATCGGTCGATGTCGGAGAAGGACCGCATCGCGCGCGAACAGCAGAAGGCAAAGGAAGCAGCCGACGTCAAATTTGCCGTCGATAATCTGGCCGCCGGCCTGTCGAAGCTTTCGGACGGTGACGTCTCCTATCGCATCGACCAGCCTTTCACCGAGACGCTCGATGGGGTGCGCAACGACTTCAACATGTCGGCCGAAAAGCTGCAATCGGCGCTGACCCGGGTTGCGCAGAATGCCGGTGGCATCGGCGCCGGAGCCAACGAGATCAAGTCGGCTGCCGACGATCTTGCCAAGCGCACCGAACAGCAGGCCGCCGCCGTGGAGGAGACCGCAGCCGCTCTGGAAGAGATCACCACGACGGTGCGCGATTCCACCCGTCGCGCCCAGGAAGCAGGCCAGATCGTCAGCCGTGCGAAAGCGGGTGCGGAGCAATCCGGCGATGTGGTGCGCCGCGCCGTGGTTGCGATGGAGCAGATCGCCAAATCCGCCAATGAGATCTCCAACATCATCGGTGTGATCGACGAGATCGCCTTCCAGACCAATCTTCTAGCGCTGAATGCCGGTGTGGAAGCGGCGCGTGCGGGTGAGGCGGGCAAGGGGTTTGCCGTTGTCGCGCAGGAGGTGCGCGAGCTTGCGCAGCGTTCCGCAAGCGCGGCCAAGGAGATCAAGGCGCTGATCACCACGTCGAACGACCAGGTGCAGCAGGGCGTGCAACTGGTGGGCGACACGGGCAAGGCGCTGGCGACCATCGTTTCGGAAGTGCAGGAGATCAACCGCCACGTGGTCTCCATCGTGGAATCCGCACAGGAACAGTCGTCCGGCCTGCAGCAGATCAACACGGCCGTCAACCAGATGGACCAGGATACGCAGAAGAATGCGGCAATGGTGGAAGAAACCAATGCCGCCAGCCATAGCCTCGCCAAGGAAGTGGCGTCGCTGAACGACCTGCTTGCGCAGTTCAAGCTGGCGGACGGCGGCTATCAGGTGAAATCCCAGCCCGCACCGGTTCGCACTACCGGCAACGAGAGGTCCGTTGCCTCTCCGGCCCGCGCCCTTGGCCGCAAGCTTGCCTCTGCATTCTCCGGCAATGCCGCCATCGACACGAAGGGCGACTGGCAGGAGTTTTGA
- the gguA gene encoding sugar ABC transporter ATP-binding protein GguA: MANTILEMRNITKTFPGVKALENVNLKVKEGEIHALVGENGAGKSTLMKVLSGVYPAGSYEGEIHYEGAVRNFRAINDSEDIGIIIIHQELALVPLLSIAENIFLGNEVASNGVISWQQTFNRTRELLKKVGLKESPETLITDIGVGKQQLVEIAKALSKSVKLLILDEPTASLNESDSEALLNLLMEFRKQGMTSIIITHKLNEVRKVADQITVLRDGMTVKTLDCHKEEISEDVIIRNMVGRDLEDRYPPRDVPIGETILEVKNWNAYHQQHRDRQVLHDINITVRKGEVVGIAGLMGAGRTEFAMSVFGKSYGHKISGDVLLHGKPVDVSTVRKAIDAGLAYVTEDRKHLGLVLNDNILHNTTLANLAGVSNASVIDDIKEMKVASDFRTRLRIRSSGIFQETVNLSGGNQQKVVLSKWLFSNPDVLILDEPTRGIDVGAKYEIYTIINQLAAEGKGVLMISSEMPELLGNCDRIYVMNEGRIVAELPKAEASQESIMRAIMRSGEKNS, translated from the coding sequence ATGGCCAATACCATTCTCGAAATGCGGAACATCACCAAGACGTTTCCGGGCGTGAAAGCGCTTGAGAACGTTAACCTCAAGGTGAAAGAGGGTGAGATCCACGCACTCGTCGGTGAGAACGGCGCGGGAAAGTCGACCCTGATGAAGGTCCTTTCCGGTGTTTACCCCGCCGGCTCCTATGAGGGCGAAATCCATTATGAAGGCGCCGTCAGAAACTTTCGCGCCATCAACGACAGCGAAGATATTGGTATCATCATCATTCACCAGGAGCTGGCGCTCGTGCCGCTTCTGTCGATTGCGGAAAACATCTTCCTTGGAAACGAAGTCGCCTCGAACGGCGTCATCAGCTGGCAGCAGACCTTCAACCGGACCCGCGAACTCCTGAAGAAGGTGGGTCTGAAGGAATCGCCGGAGACGCTGATCACGGATATCGGCGTGGGCAAGCAGCAGCTGGTCGAAATCGCCAAGGCGCTGTCGAAGAGCGTGAAGCTGCTCATCCTCGACGAGCCGACGGCATCGCTCAACGAAAGCGATTCCGAGGCGCTGCTGAACCTGCTGATGGAATTCCGCAAGCAGGGCATGACGTCGATCATCATCACCCACAAGCTGAACGAAGTGCGCAAGGTGGCCGACCAGATCACCGTGCTGCGTGACGGCATGACCGTGAAGACGCTCGACTGTCACAAGGAAGAAATCAGTGAGGATGTGATCATCCGCAACATGGTGGGACGCGATCTCGAGGATCGTTATCCGCCGCGCGACGTGCCGATCGGCGAGACCATTCTCGAAGTGAAGAACTGGAATGCCTATCACCAGCAGCATCGTGACCGCCAGGTTCTGCACGACATCAACATTACCGTGCGCAAGGGCGAAGTCGTCGGTATCGCCGGCCTGATGGGCGCAGGGCGCACCGAATTTGCGATGAGCGTGTTCGGCAAGTCCTACGGCCACAAGATCAGCGGCGACGTTTTGCTCCACGGCAAGCCGGTGGATGTGAGCACCGTGCGCAAGGCGATCGATGCAGGTCTCGCCTATGTGACGGAAGACCGCAAACATCTTGGTCTCGTGCTCAACGACAATATCCTGCACAACACCACGCTGGCCAATCTCGCCGGCGTCTCGAATGCCAGCGTCATCGACGATATCAAGGAAATGAAGGTGGCGAGCGATTTCCGCACGCGCCTGCGCATCCGGTCTTCGGGCATTTTCCAGGAAACAGTCAACCTCTCGGGCGGCAACCAGCAGAAGGTCGTGCTGTCCAAGTGGCTGTTCTCCAATCCTGACGTGCTGATCCTCGATGAACCGACCCGCGGTATCGATGTCGGCGCGAAATACGAAATCTACACCATCATCAACCAGCTCGCTGCCGAAGGTAAAGGCGTTCTGATGATCTCATCGGAAATGCCCGAACTGCTCGGCAATTGCGACCGCATCTACGTCATGAACGAAGGCCGCATCGTCGCTGAATTGCCGAAGGCAGAGGCGAGCCAGGAAAGCATCATGCGCGCTATCATGCGCTCAGGGGAGAAGAACTCATGA